In the Salvia splendens isolate huo1 chromosome 16, SspV2, whole genome shotgun sequence genome, CTCCAATTATTTCAGTACATGTGATGCTATTTTGATTAGTATGGTACCTTTATTTGACAACAGAGGCTGGGATCAGTTTGAGGTAAATAAAACTTTATTTGGAGTTAAGAGCACCTTTGATGAGGAGCTTTACACAACGAAGCTCGATAGAGGCCCTCAAACGAGAGAATTGGAAAGAGAAGCTCTAAAGATAGCTAGAGAGATTGAGGGTGAACAAACCCTTGATCTTCATCTCGCAGAGGTCGGACTGAGACTTGGCTTCATGTTTTTTTAATCTTTCCTTCAGTATGTGCTTTTTTGTGTATCTCAGTTATGTTATTGTGTAGGAAAGAGGTATTCAAATTGATGGAAACATTGAGATAGATGAAGAAACTCGCTTTTCTTCAGTCTACCGGGGGAATCATGAGAGATCATATGAAGATATTGTGGAGACAGTATTGGAGGATGAAGAAATGCAAGATGTGAGAGTCTATTGAGTGCTCTGGAGTTTGATGGCGTTTCTTTGAATTGTTGTTGTTGGATCTAACTGTCActtgttttttccttttatttgcaGGTACATGATCGGAGAGCATCTAAAGCCGAGGGTGAGtgatctctcttatttttccagTCACTCGTATATGTTTGGCTCTTCATTCTTTTTAATTAGACCTAAATTTCTTTTTATTGGATGAGTTTTTCAAAAATCTTTAGGATTTCCTCCATCCCTctcaagatgtccacctttcctttatagtttgtcccactcaagacgtccactttctatatatttgtaaataaatctctctcccctcattaaaatattcaactaccttttctctctactttatccACCTTTaaactcctaaaatcccgtgccactcaagaatgtggacatcttgagtgggacggagggattacagttttttttaaattaattttcttttgcTTTGTCGTATTCTGAGTTCTATAGACTATTTCCCCTTGAGCCATGATATTCATCTTTGTGTTCATTAAGGTTGATGTGATTACCTTCTCAGGTTCAAACTCATTGAATAAAGAAAGCTGTCTGAAGGTTGGATTATCTGCGAATGCTACTGCATTTGATCCATCACGTTTTTCATCCAAAGTTCAGGATAAGGGAAGCTTCTTCAACGAGTTACCAAAGGGTTCATCATGTCCTGAAGCACAAGGGGTAGCAACCTCTCTTGCCCGGACCAGTAGCTCTGCATCATCCGCTTCTGATCGCGGAGGAGGTACCTCAACTTCTGCTGGCCGTGGATTGTCTCCTAGTTCATCTGTTGCTTCGCTGTCTTCAGAGAAGTCAACACTTAATCCACATGCCAAGGTGAACTACATGAttggaaattttgatttcatGTCATTATGTCCTTTGTGCTTGATTTGTCTTTTGCTAACTCTCTTACTCGTCTTTTTCaggaatttaaatttaatgcaAATGCTAAGAGCTTCGTCCCATTTCAGCCACCTAGACCGATTTCTCCTATTGCAGATAATTCCTTCTACTATCCACCTATGGCTACTGCAACACATATGCATGGCATGCCATCTGGTGTTGGGGTGAGTGCACATATCTCTATTGCTACTGCCTTTTATCTTGATTTAGATGGTCTAGCATATTTCTACGAATCGAGCTTACCTTAGCTGTCACACACATGTAGTATAATAACTAGTGGATGCTAGATCTTTTCATTCAATAATTCTCAGCCCTTCAGTTGCATGTCACTCAACAGCAATAATGTCAAAATTAGAAGAATATCGCACAAACTAAAGAAATTCTGTATCTAATGATTCAATAACTGCGAGATTTATGAGATTGTAATTCGTAAGAATGGCTTTTGAGTGCTTTAAGAGTGTTTTTTAGGAGAAGATATAGAAAATGAGCTTATTGGACAATGTATGTTTATGTCTgttttcattataaaaaaaaaagtgaagaaataTCTTTGTGTACAGGAGTATCAATCATAGCCTTGGTATCTTCAGTTTACAGAGAAGGAAACTACTTTTTCCTTGTCATCTTGATCATCATATGCCTGCACTTTCTTAGAAAATTTAACTCTCACCAATCCATTTTGGGCTTATCATGATTGTTTAGGCTGGACCTTTGTTTACTGCACAGCCGCCAGTTATGTATAATCCACTGGCTACACCAATGTCACAACAATTTTACCATCCAAACGGACCTCAGGTTAGTCATATTTTGCTCTACCTATGATTTTGCCCACAATTTTTTTTGCGCCGAGGAAAATTAAGTAGTTTTCTTGCAGTATGGACAACAGATGACAGTAGGACAACACCGGCCAGTTTACTTCATGCCCACATATCCACATGTAAGCAACCATTCCCCCTCTTTTCTTTTCCCACTTTTCTACTTTATGTTGAAGAAGCTCGAGTAGAATTGTTTCATCCTTGTTAGCATGCGTTtcgactaaaacatgattttGCATGTGGACAATCTCCCAATCTTCATGGCATCTAATGACACACAAACATGATTTTGAATGTTCCATTTATGCTGTCCCATGTCTCTGTCGAGCACCACGCCACCACCTACCTACAATCACAACGTATCTTGTGCTGAAAACCCGTACCTGTATCATCCCCATTCACTAAATCCTATATTCTTATGCAGTAAATGCAGTACAAGTGAAGGGAGAGGTTTGCTAAATGATGGCAAACACCACCTACATGTTGTGTTTTTGGGGATTCGAATTTTTACAAGGCTGCTTGGGGATTTTTTGGTGTGAGGCAAGCAGCCGATGTGTTATTAAGTGGCGGTCGAGCTTGAGACGACGAGAGTGATGAGACCATGTGACATTAGGGGATTTTCCCCCTTCCTACTGGTTTTAACAATTTTTCTGAGGCAGTGAGTGATTTTCACATTCTTAACTTTGGTGGTGTTCTAACATAGAGTTATGTAttccttttgaattttttgtttGGGTTTGATATGAATCGATAATTAATATATTGATTATTAGTTAGCTAAAATTTTCGCTAAATATCTTTGAATTTCTGTAAAAAGTTTTCACCTATAAGCGTTAAATACAGTTGTTTTTAGATCTCTTGCCTTTTGACTTTGAAAAGAATGCAAATATATTTAGTATCTTTCCTTTTCACTTTCgatcaattaaaatttaaaacacaCTACCTAACTTTATTAAAGTCCGTCTCATTACATTATTTTGATCGAAGTAGTATTCATTGCATGAggatagtttgtattttatgtaaattttattaAGATTGGTATGTTACTATATTGGCGGAAAATCAAGATTGGTATGTTACTCGCTTTTGGCATATGAGTGGTTGTTTAGAATACAAAGAgagtataaatataataataagtgatatactataataaaaataaaatagagtcACTAGTTTGATGTGATGGAATTCGTTATTCCAAGTCTACATATTCAAATTGAAAAGTGAGTCCAACTTACTTATTCGAGCACCTACATAACTCTATAAGTTTTCAATTCGTCCCTTTGCATAATTTCCTTCCCTTTTCTCCACCTAGTGATTCCTCAAATATACCTATGGTGGTATAGATAGTATAGATGTTACACTTCATGGAATACACTACAGTAGTTTAGGAAACCAAGTTCATGATTTTTGGCAAAACGTTTATATAGAGtgaaaaaatagtaataaaaaaattagttcaACATCACTCAAATCTAAGCATGTTACTGAATCAAGAACCATTGTCTTCTGTCGGGGGCGGAGCTAGGAATTTGTAGGAAATGGGGCAAACTTACATATGaaggaattttaaaattttgagggGGGCAATTAGTAGaagattaaaagaaattaatttaaaatggaTATATAAATACATGGGATGAAAAACATGAGatggggcaattgcccctctTTAATAACATATAGATCCGCCCTTGTCTTCTGTTACGAATTGGTGGTTACAGTTCCAAAGGAAATGGAACCAACCGGACAGAGGACATATTTGTcgattttggttttgaattgGTAAATAGCAGTTCTGGTTTTCGATCAAAATCAacgtttttttaatttattaaccttttaattgaaattttcaacATTTCTTTCACAATTTTCAGATGTTTCCTAGTTCGGAAGAATGGCGGTTAAACGCGATTCTCGGTTCAAAATATTGGAATCAGACCGATAGAATCAATAAATTGTGTCCAGTTAGGCAAAGGCTGGTCACAGTTTGAAAATTAGAATAGCCAATCTGTTTCTGGCCAAATCAACGGTGCATATTTAACCATGCATCCAAATCCGTCAATACAAACACAACGACATGTAAGATCCTTAAAATCCACAAAACCTTAAAATTGTCAAAATTTcaattgaaatatttatatGCACAACCAACTATGCTTTTCCCAGAGATGCTTTCTTTTCTTTATAAAAAAGAATTCAAAACCGCAAACTTGATCCATCTATATAAATCGAGTGCTACTATTTAGCACAACACACAATGATCATCACAAACCCTCTAATTGGAATCTTAGTCCCTTTTGATATTCAAGAATTTGAACCTATATTTGTCAACGCAAGGCAATATGAAGCGATCTTGCGACGTAGAAGACAAAGAGCAAAGATGCATAAACTCAAAAAGCCCAAAAAGGTTTGTTATTTTATGTATGATTTGATTGTTTTGTCATGATTGAATTATCGTGAATTCAAATTCCATCAATATGTACTAAATCGTCTGGCCCATGAATGCTTTGTCGTGTGTTATGTAATTATTTGTTTGAAACTTCAACCATGAGGCCACTCTCCTTAGGTGGATTTGGTTAACATATAATGTTATACAGGCGTTGTTCATTTGCTTTTGTTTTTGTGGGCTGGTCTgccatttttcttttataatggTTTTCAATAGACCTAACTATTTCTTATACgttgatttcattttattgtCGTCTTTTTAGTTTATAGTGTTTTAATtataacacaaaaaaaaatatactaaatCGAGTTTATATTTCTAAATATTGTAATGATTTTGGGCAGCCATATATGCACGAATCAAGACATCTTCATGCAATGAGAAGAGTTAGAGGAAAGGGTGGAAGATTCCTTAAACTGAGGAAAGTGGGAGACAATCCATTACCTCAACTCAAGTGAAAATATGTACTTTCCTTTCGTCTTTGTATTGTCAACTCATGGTTGTTATGTTTGAGATTCTTGTTATGTCATTAACTAGATGACACACAATGAAAAACATACAAGATCACGATCTAAAATTATAAGCGTGTTGagcatttaattttacaacGGAAGAAATATTCGATTGTTGTGTAACATCTTTCCACTGTTTGATCGAATCCTATAAATGAATCCATCAAGTTAGTATCATCAAGAGTGTCCTCTCTCGAAATGTCCCGTCAATTGCAAATAGTTGGCTAAGATTGCAAAATCAATCTCGGAAAGAAATCTATCGATTCTCTCTCAACGGTTGTACAGTAGgtgtaataatttatttaagtaATGGAGATTCTTATTCAAGCCAAATTGCAATATTtattaggtcatccacaacgctgttgctataccgttccttaaacaaCTATTTGtcggccccactgtacttttaaCTCCATatcttaactaaggaacgaaacctgcaaccctcccttccttatccgtcccttaatcgttccttaaattactattcattcaatttcattttttaattttattttcaaccaaattcaattaaaaaaacacacttcattaaataaaataaacttacaacataaaattcataaaaaaaacataatttaatagtttcctaaaaaaataaaagtacacaatttaataatttcatccgccaaagtttgcccaaatgtgctcaattagatcctcttggagttgggtgtgagcgctagagtcgcgtgtccttgcacgaatagataactgttcttgtatagacggatgtgCTCCACTAtttgattgttccattatttgacgcatatGTTCAAAAGGATctattagtttgattaaatttgggagaagaaaaacaaagttgatttgagatgaaaattggggcggaaatagagaggatttgagaggaatagatgtgtgtttgtgagtgaaatgagtatgaaataagagtattttatagagtaaagaaataaaaaaaaattgaaaacggctataaaaaacggtaacattaccgttgtaaaaaaattattaaaattcgattttttttaaaaaaaataaattattgcgtcatcgtgacgaaacccactcgcgggccagagagtgggcgtcacgcatagcatgggagctcgccacgtcgcctcggcgcgtggcgagacgtcgcgTGCCGCGTCTTGTGGTGGCGGGTCTCGGGATGGGCTGGGGACGAAACGGCCGGCTGCAACGCGTTTCTCCGCGGTTTCGTTCCTCCATCACGGAACGCGGCCCGATTACACCACGCGTTGTAGATGCTGTTATTACTTCAAAACAAGAAGAATCCTCAGCTATTTAAGAATGATAAATCACTCTAGAAAAGGATTTGATCCACTCCAAAGTAGTTGGACGTGCAATGATTTACAAACTCAGAATTGTGTTTTTCGaccaaaaaattgaagaaaacttaataaaaaaattatggaaATGGATTATAacatttaagaaaaataaaaatcatagtAGTGTTTTTGTGTGTTGGGCCAAATCTCAAATACAGTTAAACCTATTCACTTTCATTAGATTCAAATcatcccttctctctctcttcctatTTATACTTATCCCCTAACCTTAAACCCACAGAGACAATTCCCGCTGCGTTTCCACTTTCCCCATTGCTCTCCCCCTTCGTAAAATTGAGCTCGAGAAACGGAAATGATGGAGCAGGGCTACAATCCTCGGACTGTTGAAGAAGTGTTTAGGGATTTCAAGGGCAGAAGAACTGGACTCATCAAAGCCCTCACCACAGGTTTCTGTCATATTCCTCCAAATTTTTCCGAATTTCGAATTTTCATGGTATTTTTTAGTGGAGAATTGATTTGCTTCGGtgtgtgcattttttttatttgattttcgcTCTCATTGATTTATTTTTGTGGTTGACGTTTTTTTCGCTTGCAGATGTTGAAGAATTTTTCCAGCAGTGTGATCCTGGTAGGGTTTCGGATTTATACTTATGaatatatgtttattttttcTGGCATTTTTTCGATTGCTGGTTTCATCTGGTGTGTCAGATGTTTTTCGATTTCAATTTCGTAAAATATGTGCTGAGAGAATAGTTTGCAAAGTTAACTTGACATGAAATTAGTGTTAGCTTGGATGCATATTTTTGTTTCCATCATTGCTTCTGTTTGTACGGACTTTCGCTTTGATAAGTGAGCATAAATTTGCCTTCTTGCATATCTTTGGGAAGCTCAGCTGTTTACAGTCCCTGCCAAAAGTTACTGGTAGATAGATATTTATCACTGTTTTGGGGATCTAGTTAAATTAAGTTGGTCGTATTTGAACTCTGGAGAGCTGTCCATTGCCTCTAGCACAACTTCATATCCTGTAGATTTGGGGGGCTTGCAATGAAATCTAAAGCGATATGTCCCAAACTTGAGGTGGAATAGGTGGGGGCGTTAATAAACTATTGGAAGATATTGCCAAATATTTTGACCTTGACTAGTTACAAGCTTTGATGTGCTCCATATCTTCGTATTTCCTTTCCGAAAAATATTCTCAGTCAGTCTCCTATTAGTTCTTTAGCTAGTTACCTGGTTTGAGAAGAACTAATTCCTTTAATAGAAGAGTTCTCTTCAACAATTTTTTGAGCCTGCTTCATACTTATCTTCTTCCTGGAATGCTTTTATTTAGATTGTCAATCTTCTCGgcttctccacacttgaaagaGCTTCAAAATTTTGTCTATCTTCGGGAATTTCCAAGAATTGCTTCATACTTTAACATGCACTGTAATTCTCCTTCTCCAAGCCTAGAATTCACTTTCCAAATATGTGACATGGCAGAAGCATGCACAAATGGCTATTGGTTTCCGTCGCTATTGACATTGGAAGCTGTATCGTTGCATTCACAAGTTAGTATCATTGAGTTAGATGCTGCATGTGATGTAGTTGTGTATCATTACACCTGTTTCATATTTGTCATATTCTCTCAGTAAAAATTAATTGTGTGTATGCCATCTTTCGTGTCTTATTGTGTGGCTTATGCAGTTAGTTTTAAATATATGATGTTTTCCTTTTCCAGAGAAAGAGAATTTGTGCTTGTACGGGTTTCCAAATGAGCAATGGGAGGTCAATTTACCTGCTGAAGAAGTACCTCCGGAACTCCCTGAGCCTGCATTGGGAATCAACTTTGCTAGGGATGGGATGCAAGAAAAGGACTGGCTATCTCTAGTTGCAGTCCACAGTGACGCATGGCTACTTTCCGTTGCCTTTTACTTTGGTACTAGATTTGGATTCGATAAAGCTGACAGGTAACCCAATTCTCTCTGTTCAGACAGTCCCTTTACAATAATTCTTTTTTGTCCGAGCTCGTACTTATGTGATGGAACTATCCTCTTTTCGT is a window encoding:
- the LOC121769892 gene encoding polyadenylate-binding protein-interacting protein 4-like isoform X2 codes for the protein MNMQQALPPRSSSNGYRHHKIEGDTATRFNNSHESNSCDRLIYLTTCLIGHKVEVQVQDGSLFSGIFHAISGEDYGVILKMACSVKNGSQGQKNISDSSEPPSKTLIIPATDLVQIMAKDVPVIRDGFLNELQRGKQQELMTDSCISQSRNVEAGRELERWVPDEDDPGCPELENIFDGAWNRGWDQFEVNKTLFGVKSTFDEELYTTKLDRGPQTRELEREALKIAREIEGEQTLDLHLAEERGIQIDGNIEIDEETRFSSVYRGNHERSYEDIVETVLEDEEMQDVHDRRASKAEGSNSLNKESCLKVGLSANATAFDPSRFSSKVQDKGSFFNELPKGSSCPEAQGVATSLARTSSSASSASDRGGGTSTSAGRGLSPSSSVASLSSEKSTLNPHAKEFKFNANAKSFVPFQPPRPISPIADNSFYYPPMATATHMHGMPSGVGAGPLFTAQPPVMYNPLATPMSQQFYHPNGPQYGQQMTVGQHRPVYFMPTYPH
- the LOC121769892 gene encoding polyadenylate-binding protein-interacting protein 4-like isoform X3 yields the protein MNMQQALPPRSSSNGYRHHKIEGDTATRFNMEVQVQDGSLFSGIFHAISGEDYGVILKMACSVKNGSQGQKNISDSSEPPSKTLIIPATDLVQIMAKDVPVIRDGFLNELQRGKQQELMTDSCISQSRNVEAGRELERWVPDEDDPGCPELENIFDGAWNRGWDQFEVNKTLFGVKSTFDEELYTTKLDRGPQTRELEREALKIAREIEGEQTLDLHLAEERGIQIDGNIEIDEETRFSSVYRGNHERSYEDIVETVLEDEEMQDVHDRRASKAEGSNSLNKESCLKVGLSANATAFDPSRFSSKVQDKGSFFNELPKGSSCPEAQGVATSLARTSSSASSASDRGGGTSTSAGRGLSPSSSVASLSSEKSTLNPHAKEFKFNANAKSFVPFQPPRPISPIADNSFYYPPMATATHMHGMPSGVGAGPLFTAQPPVMYNPLATPMSQQFYHPNGPQYGQQMTVGQHRPVYFMPTYPH
- the LOC121769892 gene encoding polyadenylate-binding protein-interacting protein 4-like isoform X1; translation: MNMQQALPPRSSSNGYRHHKIEGDTATRFNSVADSHESNSCDRLIYLTTCLIGHKVEVQVQDGSLFSGIFHAISGEDYGVILKMACSVKNGSQGQKNISDSSEPPSKTLIIPATDLVQIMAKDVPVIRDGFLNELQRGKQQELMTDSCISQSRNVEAGRELERWVPDEDDPGCPELENIFDGAWNRGWDQFEVNKTLFGVKSTFDEELYTTKLDRGPQTRELEREALKIAREIEGEQTLDLHLAEERGIQIDGNIEIDEETRFSSVYRGNHERSYEDIVETVLEDEEMQDVHDRRASKAEGSNSLNKESCLKVGLSANATAFDPSRFSSKVQDKGSFFNELPKGSSCPEAQGVATSLARTSSSASSASDRGGGTSTSAGRGLSPSSSVASLSSEKSTLNPHAKEFKFNANAKSFVPFQPPRPISPIADNSFYYPPMATATHMHGMPSGVGAGPLFTAQPPVMYNPLATPMSQQFYHPNGPQYGQQMTVGQHRPVYFMPTYPH